The following proteins are encoded in a genomic region of Mesoplodon densirostris isolate mMesDen1 chromosome 12, mMesDen1 primary haplotype, whole genome shotgun sequence:
- the GPR63 gene encoding probable G-protein coupled receptor 63, producing the protein MVFSAVLTASHTGASNTTFVVYENTNMNITVPPPFQHPDIGRLLRYSFETMAPTGMSSLTLNSTAVPPTPAVLKSLNLPLQIILSAIMIFILFVSFLGNLVVCLMVYQKAAMRSAINILLASLAFADMLLAVLNMPFALVTILTTRWIFGKFFCRVSAMFFWLFVIEGVAILLIISIDRFLIIVQRQDKLNPYRAKVLIAVSWATSFCVAFPLAVGNPDLQIPSRAPQCVFGYTTNPGYQAYVILISLISFFLPFLVILYSFMGILNTLRHNALRIHSYPEGICLSQASKLGLMSLQRPFQMSIDMGFKTRAFTTILILFAVFIFCWAPFTTYSLVATFSKHFYYKHNFFEISTWLLWLCYLKSALNPLIYYWRIKKFHDACLDMMPKSLKFLPRLPGHTRRRIRPSAVYVCGEHRTVV; encoded by the coding sequence ATGGTCTTCTCTGCAGTGTTGACTGCGTCCCATACTGGGGCATCCAACACAACATTTGTAGTTTATGAAAACACCAACATGAATATTACGGTCCCTCCACCATTCCAGCATCCCGACATTGGTCGGCTGCTTAGATACAGTTTTGAAACCATGGCTCCCACCGGGATGAGTTCCTTGACACTGAATAGTACAGCTGTGCCCCCAACACCAGCAGTTTTAAAGAGCCTAAACTTGCCTCTCCAGATCATCCTTTCTGCTATAATGATATTTATTCTGTTTGTGTCTTTTCTTGGGAACTTGGTTGTTTGCCTCATGGTTTACCAAAAAGCTGCCATGCGCTCTGCCATTAACATCCTCCTGGCCAGCCTGGCTTTTGCAGACATGTTGCTTGCAGTTCTGAACATGCCCTTTGCCTTGGTCACCATTCTTACCACCAGATGGATTTTTGGGAAGTTCTTCTGTAGGGTATCTGCTATGTTTTTCTGGTTGTTTGTGATAGAGGGAGTAGCCATCCTGCTCATCATTAGCATCGATAGGTTTCTTATTATAGTCCAGAGGCAGGATAAGCTAAATCCATATAGGGCTAAGGTTCTCATTGCAGTTTCTTGGGCAACTTCTTTTTGTGTAGCTTTTCCTTTGGCAGTAGGAAACCCTGACCTGCAGATACCTTCCCGAGCCCCGCAGTGTGTGTTTGGGTACACAACCAATCCAGGTTACCAGGCTTATGTGATTTtgatttctctcatttctttcttcctaccCTTCCTGGTGATACTGTATTCGTTTATGGGCATACTCAATACCCTTCGGCACAATGCCTTGAGGATCCATAGCTACCCTGAAGGTATATGCCTCAGCCAGGCCAGCAAACTGGGTCTCATGAGTCTACAGAGACCCTTCCAGATGAGCATTGACATGGGCTTTAAAACACGTGCCTTCACAACCATTTTGATTCTCTTTGCTGTCTTCATTTTCTGCTGGGCCCCATTCACCACTTACAGCCTTGTGGCAACATTCAGCAAGCACTTTTACTATAAACACAACTTTTTTGAGATTAGCACCTGGCTACTCTGGCTCTGCTACCTCAAGTCTGCATTGAACCCACTGATTTACTACTGGAGGATTAAGAAATTCCATGATGCTTGCCTGGACATGATGCCTAAGTCCCTCAAGTTTTTGCCACGGCTCCCTGGCCACACAAGGCGACGGATACGCCCCAGTGCTGTCTACGTGTGTGGGGAACATCGGACTGTGGTGTGA